The genomic DNA CGGGCCGTGCTGCCATCGGGGACGGTGGTGCCGATCGGGTGGGTCGCGGTCGGCGATCCGGTGCAGCTGCTCTCACCCGACCGGGACGCGGAGATCGCGGCGGCCCAGCCCGAGCTCGACTTCCCCGGACACGTCTTCGGCGTCGACCGGGACACTCCCGACCTCATGGTGCAGCTCACGGAGCGCTACGGCAGCTCCCTCGCGCGGCACGCCGACGACCGTCAGGTCTGACCCCACACCCTTCGAATCGCCCGAATGGTCGCATCTCGGCCGGATTTGGGACCATTCAGGCGATTCGAACGGGTCAGATGACGCCCTGGGCGAGCATCGCCGCGGCGACGCGCTCGAAGCCGGCGATGTTGGCACCCGCCACGTAGTCGCCGGGGACGCCGTGGCGCTCCGCGGCCTCGAAGGCGGCGCGGTGGATGTCGCCCATGATCTCGCGGAGCTTGTTCTCGCTGTCGCCGAAGCTCCAGCGCTGTCGCGAGGCGTTCTGGCTCATCTCCAGGGCCGAGGTCGCGACACCGCCGGCGTTCGCGGCCTTGCCAGGGGCGAACAGCACGCCGGCCTTCTGGAAGGCCTCGACGGCCTCGGGCACACACGGCATGTTGGCGCCCTCGGATACGGCGCGCACCCCGTTCGCGATCAGGGCCTCCGCATCGGCGAGGCTGACCTCGTTCTGGGTGGCGGAGGGCACCGCGATGTCGACGGGCACCTCCCACACGCTGCCGCTCTCCACGAACCGGGCGCTCGGGCGGCGGTTCGCGTACTCGACGATGCGGGCGCGCTCGACCTCCTTGAGCTGACGCAGCAGGTCGAGGTCGATGCCCGCGTCGTCGACGACGTAGCCGGAGGAGTCGGACGCCGTCACCGCGGTCGCGCCGAGCTGGGCGGCCTTCTGGATCGCGTAGATCGCCACGTTGCCGGAGCCCGAGATGCCGACGCGCTTGCCCTCGAGGGAGTCGCCGTGCACGCCGAGCATCTCCTGCGCGAAGAACACCGCGCCGTAGCCCGTGGCCTCGGTCCGCACCTCGGCGCCGCCCCAGCCGGTGCCCTTGCCCGTGAACATGCCGGACTCGTGGCGGTTGGTGACCTTGCGGTACTGGCCGAAGAGGTAGCCGATCTCGCGGCCGCCGACGCCGATGTCTCCCGCGGGGACGTCGGTGTGCTCGCCGAGGTGCCGGTAGAGCTCGTTCATGAACGACTGGCAGAACCGCATGACCTCGGCGTCGGACTTGCCGTGCGGGTCGAAGTCGGAGCCGCCCTTGCCGCCGCCGATGCCCTGACCGGTGAGCGCGTTCTTGAAGATCTGCTCGAAGCCGAGGAACTTGATGATCGAGAGGTTGACCGACGGGTGGAACCGCAGGCCGCCCTTGTACGGACCGAGCACGGAGGAGAACTGGATGCGGTAGCCGCGGTTGACCTGCAGCTTCCCGGCATCGTCGACCCACGGCACCCGGAACATGATCTGCCGCTCCGGCTCGACCAGGCGCTCCAGGATCCCGCCGTCGACGTACTCCGGACGCTGCTCCAGCACCGGGGCGATGGAGTGCAGCACCTCGTGGACGGCCTGGTGGAACTCCGGCTCGTGCGGGCTGCGCGCCAGCACCGTGTCGAAGACGGGCTGCACGGAGGGGACGAGCGGGTGGAAGTCGGTGGGGGTGGTGACGGTCACGCGGGAGGGCTTTCTGATGGGGGATGGGGTGCGGGCGATCGTGTCGCACGCGAAAGCAGAGCCGGGTGAGGCGGAGGTTTCACTCTAGCGTCGGCGACGAGGGCCTCCGCGCACGCGGCAGGAGGGCTCCGGTCACCCGGTGTTCTGCAGGCCGGCGGCGACCCCGCTGACGGACAGGAGGAGCAGGCGCTGCTGTTCGGCGTCCGCGCCGGAGCCCTCCGGCTGCTCCGGCGCCGAACGGAGCGCGCGGAGCGCCCGCAGCTGCAGGAGGGAGAGGGCGTCGACGTACGGGCTGCGCAGCTGCACGGCCCGCTGCAGCACGGGCTTGTTCTCCAGCAGGCCCTCGCCTCCGGTGAGACGGATGACCCAGCGACGGGTGAGCGCGAGCTCGTCGAGCACCAGGGCGGCGAGGTCGTCGCGGTCGCCGAGGGCGAGGTACTGCCGGGCGATGCGCTCGTCGGTCTTGGCGAGGCTCATCGCGACGTTGTCGACCATCGTGCGCAGCAGCGGCCACTCGCGATAGGCCTCCGTGAGCAGTTCCTCGTCGCCGACGGCCTCGAGCGCGGTGCCGAGTCCGAACCAGCCGGCGAGGTTGATCCGGGCCTGCGTCCACGCGAACACCCAGGGGATGGCCCGGAGGTCTTCCAGCGACTCCACCGAGAGGCCACGACGGGCGGGCCGCGAGCCGAGCGCGAGCAGGCCGATCTCCTCCATCGGGGTCACGGTCGCGAACCACGGGGCGAAGCCCTCGGCCTTGACGAGCGCGAAGAACCGCTCGCGGGAGGCGGCGTCCATCATCGCGGCGACCTCGGCGTAGCGGGCGGCCGCGCGGCTCGTGCGCTCCTCGACCGTGGGGGAGGAAGCGAGCAGCGTCGCGGCGGCGACCTGGTCGATGTGCCGCATCGCGATCGCGGGCTCGCCGTAGCGGGCGAAGATGACCTCGCCCTGCTCGGTGAGCTTGAACCGACCGTCGACGGAGTGCGGGGGCTGCGCGAGGATCGCGGAGTTGGCGGGGCCGCCGCCACGGCCGAGCGCACCGCCGCGGCCGTGGAAGAGGGTGAGCTCGATGCCCGATTCCTGTGCCCAGCGGGCGATCTTCTCCTGCGCCGTGTACAGCGCGAGGTTCGCGGCCACGGGCCCGACGTCCTTGGAGGAGTCGGAGTAGCCGAGCATGACCTCCAGCCGGTTGCCGGTCGCGGCCATCCGCTCGCGGAACTCCGGGAAGGTGACGGCCTCGGCGAGGATCCCCGGGGCGGCCTGGAGGTCGGCGAAGGTCTCGAACAGCGGCACGACGTCGAGCACCGGGGCGTCGTCGCCGAGCGCATGACGGGCCAGCTCGTACACGTTCGCGAGGTCGGAGGCCGCCTGCGTGAAGGAGACGACGTAGCGACCCGCGGCGCGCAGCCCGCGGTCGCGCTGGATGTCCGCGATCGCGCGGAACACCTCCAGCACCTCCTCGGTCTGCGTGCTGATCGGACCGCCGGCCTCGAGTTCGGCCAGGGCCTTGGCGTGCACCTGGGAGTGCTGGCGCACCTCCAGCTCCGTGAGGTGGAAGCCGTAGGTCTCGACCTGCCAGATCAGGTGCTGCACGCCGCCGAACGCGTGACGGCGGGCTCCGGCGGCGACGAGGGAGGACTGCACGGTGCGCAGCTCCGCGAGCAGCTCCTCCGGACCCGTGTAGCCCTCCTCGTCTCCGCGGCGCGTGGCCGCCACGCGGCGGGCCATGACGAGGACGACCCGGCGGTGCGGCTCGTCAGGGGAACGGGCCGCGAGCTCGTCGGCGACCGTCGGCTCCGCGGCCGCGAAACGCTCCCAGAGTGCCGTGACCTCGGCGCTGGGCGGGGTGTCGTCCGCGGCGAGCGTGAGGGTGCGGCCGATCCGGTCGAGCGCCCGCTCCAGGCCGCGGAGCACGTGGTCGGAGGCGATCTGCGACGCCTCGCGGGTGACCGCGGCGGTGACGAACGGGTTGCCGTCGCGGTCGCCGCCGACCCAGGAACCGATCCGCACGAACGCCGGGACGACCGGGGCGGTGGCGCCGGACTCCTCGCCGCGGAGGGCGTCGTCGATCCGGCGGTAGACGTGGGGGACCGTGGTGAACAGCGTCTCGTCGAAGACGCCCATGACGGTGCGGACCTCGTCGGTCGGGGAGGGCTTCTGCGCGCGCAGCGGCGCCGTGCGCCACAGGGTGTCGATCTCCTCGAGCATCCGGCGGCGCGCGCGGTGCTCCTCGGAGCCGCCTGCGCTTGCCACGTCGTGCTGGGTGAGCAGCTCCGAGAGGCGGCGGATGCTCGACGAGACCGCGCGGCGCCGGGCCTCGGTCGGGTGGGCCGTGAAGACGGGGTGGAAGCGCAGGCCGTCCAGACGACGGCGGGCCTCGTCGTCGCCGACCTCCTCGCGCAGCCGGGCGTACGCCCCCGCGACCGTGTCCGTCGCCTGGGCCCCTGAGCCCGTCGAAGGGCCCGAGCCCACCTGGGTCCCTGAGCTTGTCGAAGGGGTCTGCCCCGCCCGCTCCCGGAGCACGCGCACGCGCTGGTGCTCCTCGGCCAGGTTCACGAGGTGGAAGTAGCAGGTGAACGCGCGGGCGACCTCGTCGGCACGGGCGATCGTGAAGGAGTCGGCGATCGCCGCGGCGCGGTCGAACGCGTCGGAGCTGTGGTCCTCGTAGGCCTGGATCGTCGCGAGGCGCAGGCGCTCGACGTCCTCGAACAGGTCGTCGCCGCCGGCCTCGCGGAGCACCTGGCCGAGGAGCTGGCCCAGCATCCGCACGTCGGAGCGCATGGCATCGGGGATGCCGCGACCGGCTTCGAAACGACCGATCACGCGGATGGCCTCGGTGGGCGTCGGCTCGGAGAAAGCGGGGGAATCGGGGGTCACCCTCCGAGAGTAGCCGGGCGGATCGGGGTGTCCTGCACGCATGACGACCGTGTGACGCCGCGGCCTACGATGGACGGGATGCGCATCACAGCGAACCCCCTCCGCGGGCAGCAGTTCCCCGCCGTCCTCCTGCTCGTGGCCGCCGGCCTCGGACTCCTCTTCGCGAACCTGCCCACGCACGACGCGATCGCCGGGCTGTTGGAGACGCACCTCGCCGTCCCGGGGACGGCGCTGGACCTCTCGATCGCGCACTGGGTGTCGGACGGACTGCTCGCGATCTTCTTCCTCGTCGTGGCGATCGAGCTGCGGCACGAGCTCACCCACGGCGAGCTCGACTCCCCGCGGAAGGCCGTGCAGCCGGCCATCGCGGCGACCGGCGGCGTGCTCGTGCCGATCCTCGTGTACCTGCTGATCGCGGGAGGGCCGGAGACGGCGTCCGGGTGGCCGATCCCGACCGCCACCGACATCGCCTTCGCGCTCGGCGTGCTGGCGATGTTCGGACGCGGACTCCCGTCCCGGGTGCGGGTGTTCCTGCTGGCCCTCGCGATCCTCGACGACATCATCGGCATCATCTTCATCGCGGTGCTCTTCGCGCACGACGTGCAGTGGCTCCTGTTCGGGCTCGCGATCGTCGGGGTGGCGGTGTTCTGGCTGCTGAGCCGCCTGCTGCACGCCACCGGACACACGCTCGTCGCGGTCGGGATGGCCGTCGTCGGCGTCGTCACGTGGGGCCTCGTCGCCTCGTCCGGCATCCACGCGACCATCGCCGGCGTGATGCTCGGCCTCGTCATGGCGCCGGTACCCGCCGGACGCACCCGGCATGCGCTGGAGCCGACCGTAAACGGCGCGATCCTGCCGCTCTTCGCCTTCGTGGCGGCCTTCGTCGTCATCCCCGCCGTCTCGCCGACGGCCCTCTCCCCGGCCTTCTGGGCGATCGTGGTGGCCCTTCCGGTGGGGAAGATCATTGGCATCTCCCTGTTCGGCTGGCTCGCCATGCGCATCCGTCCGAAGGGGGCCGACCCGGCGCTGCCCTTCGCGGACATCCTCGCCGCTGGCGCCCTGGGCGGCATCGGATTCACCGTCTCGCTCCTGCTCGCGAACCTCGCGTTCGAGGGCGACGCGGTCATCCGCGACCAGGCGATCCTCGGCGTCCTCGTGGGGTCGCTCTTCGCGCTGATCCTCTCCGGCATCGTCGTCACCCTGCGCGCCCGGTGGTACCGTCGCGCTGCGCCCATCCCCGCCTGAGCCGGAGTCCGGAGGAAGCATGACCAGCGAGCAGCGAGGCCCCGAGGACATCGACGATCCGCTGCGCGCGGCCGCAGAGACCATGCGTGCGGTGCGGGAGCGGTGTGTGTGGTCGCAGCGCATCACGCACCGCGACCTCGTGCCGTACCTCATCGAGGAGTCGCACGAGGTGATCGACGCGGTCGAGGACGGCTCGCGCGCCGACCTCCGCGAGGAGCTGGGCGATCTGCTGTGGCAGGTGCTGTTCCATGCCGCGATCGCGGCACAGGATCCGGACGACCCGTTCGACATCGACGACGTCGCCCGCACGCTCACCGAGAAGATGGTGCGGCGGCATCCGCACGTGTTCGGCGACGAGGTCGCGGAGACGCCGGAGGAGGTGCTCGTGCACTGGAACGCGGCGAAGGCGGCGGAGAAGCGCACCCGCCGCAGCGTGCTCGACGGGATCCCGCGCGCGATGCCCGCCCTCGCGCGTGCGCAGAAGATGTCGGGTCGTGCCGCCGGTGCCGGCGTGGTGCCCGCGCCGCCGTCCGCCCTGCGCCCGTCGTCAGAGGAGGAGCTCGGCGATGCCCTCCTCGCCCTCGTGGACGCCGCTCGGGTCGAGGGCTGGGACGCGGAGCGCGCACTCCGGGAACGGTTGACGCGCCTGGAGGACGAGGTCCGCGCCGCCGAGGCCGGTTGACCCGACACGGACACCGCCGCCGACCTGGGAAGATAGACGGGTGGCTACCGTGAACGCGCCGCGCGGCATGCGCGACTTCCTCCCCGCCGACAAGGCCCGCCGTGAGCGGGTGCTCTCCGTCATCCGCGACCGCTATCGCGCGCACGGATTCGACGAGATCGAGACCCCCGTGGTCGAGGAGTACGACCGGCTGCACGCCGGCATCGGCGGCGACAACGAGAAGCTGTCGTTCAACATTCTGCGTCGCGGCCTGGATGCGGAGGCCGTCCGCGCCGGCGCCGACGATCCGGCGGAGCTCTCCGACCTCGGCCTGCGCTACGACCTGACGGTGCCGCTCGCCCGCTTCTACGCGAGCAACCGGGGACAGCTCCCCGGCGTCTTTCGATCCATCCAGATCGGTCCCGTCTGGCGGGCCGAGCGTCCGCAGAAGGGGCGCTACCGCCAGTTCGTCCAGTGCGACATCGACATCATCGGCGACGCGTCCGCGCGCGCCGAGGCCGAGCTGCTGGCCGCCTCGCTCGACGCCGTCGACGCCCTGGGGCTGGAGGGCGCGAGCGTGCGGATCAACGACCGCCGCGTGCTGGAGTGGATGCTGGAGCACTTCGGCTTCACCGAGGAAGAGCGCCCGCAGGTGCTGATCACGATCGACAAGCTCGACAAGATCGGGCCGGAGGGTGTGGCTGCCGAGCTCCGCGAGCGCGGGGCTACGACGACCGCGGTCGACGCGTTCCAGGCCTTCCTCGGTCGCCCGCAGACGCTCGAGTACCACCCGTTCGGCGACCGCCAGATCCGCAAGGCGCTCCCGGACGGCGCGCCCGACGAGCTCGTCGCCCACCTCGTCGGCATCGGCGAGGCCGTCGCGGCGGGTCGAGGGCAGGACGACATCCCGCTCGTGTTCGACCCGTTCCTCGTGCGCGGCATGGGGTACTACACGGGGACGATCTTCGAGCTCGCGCACCCGTCCGTCACGTACTCGCTCGGCGGTGGAGGACGGTACGACGGCATGATCGGCCGGTTCCTCCAGCAGGACGTGCCGGCGGTGGGCTTCTCCCTCGGGTTCGAGCGCCTGGTCGACCTCGTCTCGACGGACCCGGCCACCGCGGCGCAGGCGATCGTGCTCGTCCACGACGCGGCCGTGCCCGTCGCGGAGCTCGTGGCGCACAAGACGGCCCTCGTCGCGAAGGGCGCGCGGGTCCGCCTCGAACAGCGCACGAAGAACCTCAAGGCGCTGCTGGAGCGCTCCGCCGCGGACGGCTACACCCACTTCGCGAGCGTGCGCCCCGGCGACGACGAGCTCGAGGTCAAGACGCTGGCCTGAGTCGCCCCCGTCGGGACGAGGCGTTCACCGGACGTTCACGGCGGTCGGCTGGAATCGCGCCGTGCGTCGTCTGCCTCTGCTGACCCTGGTCGCGCTCGCCGCCGCGCTCGTCGTGGGCGCCCGCGCGGTCCTCGACCGGCAGGCCGCCCTCGCGCGCCGGCGCATCGGGAAGCCGCTGGGGGAGCAGTCGCTCGACGCCGACCGTGTCTGGCGCCCGGGGCTCGAGGGCGAGCCGCTCGACCTCCTGCTGCTGGGCGACTCCCTCGCTGCCGGCCTGGGAGCGGCACGGCGGAAGGAGACCCTCGGGGCGCGGCTCGCGAAGGCGACGGCACGCCGGCTCGGGCGTCCGGTACGGCTGCGCACCGCCGCGGTCGTGGGCGCGGAGTCGCGGGATCTCGCCGGGCAGCTCTCCCGTCTCCCCGCGGACTACCGCCCCGACGTCGCCGTGATCGTGGTCGGCGGCAACGATGTCACCCACCGCCTCCCGGCAGCGGAGTCGGCCGGCCACCTGCGCGCGGCCATCAGTCGCCTGCAGGCTCGCGGTGCCCGCGTCGTCGTCGGCACCTGCCCCGACCTCGGCGCCCTGCGCGCGGTGCCGCAGCCGCTGCGCCGCATCGCCTCCGGTCTGTCCCGACGGCTGGCGGAGGCGCAGGCGGAGGCCGCGCACCGGGAAGGAGCGGAGACGGTGGACCTGCGGCGGGCTGTCGGCCCGATGTTCTTCGACGAGCCGGAGGAGATGTTCAGCCTCGACCGCTTCCACCCGAGCGCCCTCGGCTACCGCCGCACCGCGGAGGCGCTGCTGCCGGCCGTCGAGCGGGCCTCCCTGGTCGCGCTCAGCTCCCAGCACTCTCCGGCGCGGCGCTGAACGAGGCCGCCCACTCCGCGACCCGTCGTGCGCTCTCCTCGTCGGAGAGGTCCTCCACGCGGGTCATGATCGACCAGCGGACGCCGAACGGGTCGCGGATGCTGGCGTAGCGGTCGCCGGAGACGAACAGGGACGGCGCCTCGCGGACGGTCGCCCCCGCCGCGACAGCGCGCGCGACCACGGCGTCCACATCCGGGACGTAGAGGCCCATCGAGTAGCAGTCGTCGTCGCCGGCGGGCGCGGGCACGAGGTGGTACTCGGGGCTGGGCTCACCGAGCTGGAGTCGTCCGAGCCCGAAGTCGAGGTCGGCGTGCGCGACGACACCGCCGAACTCCGTCACGTCGACCACGCGGGCGCCGAAGACGTCCCGGTAGAACTCGACGGCGCGGGCGGCGTCGGGGATCGCGAGGAAGGGGGTGAGCGAGGTCGCGCTGTGCGGGCGGCCGTCGGTGGTGTGTGCGCCGGTCACACCGGCCGGAGGTGTCTGTTCGGTCATGCGGCCACGCTAGACGCGGGAGGGCGCCCGCCGCTTGAAGATCCGCGACACGTCGCCGACGCCGCGTCGGTGGCGCGTTCTACGCTGGGCCCATGGTGGACCGGACGCGCGGAGTGCTCTATCCCGCACGGCTGCCCTCGTTCCATCGGGTACCCCCGCCCGCTGAGGCCGCCGCGCTCGTCTCCTGGTTCTGGATCCCGGAGTGGAGCCTCCCGGACGGCGAGGTGTCGCGGCAGGAGATCGTCTCGTATCCGGCCGTCAACCTCGTCGTCGCCCCGGAGGGCGTGTCGATCTCGGGCGCCACGACCCGCGCGTCGACCAGGGAGCTGCGGGGGTCGGGGTGGGCTGTCGGCGCTCTACTCCGCCCCGCCGCGGTCCCTGCCCTCACCGACGACCCTCCGGCCCTGATCGACGCGGAGCACTCCTTCGACGCCCCCGAGCTGCACGCGGCGGTGACGACGGCGATGCGGACCGCGCCCGAACGCCGGGAGCGCGCCGTCGCGGTCTTCGCCGCGTGGCTGTCACAGCGCGTCGGCCCGGTCGGCGCGGCGGGGCGGCAGGCCAACGCGATGCTCGACGTGCTGCTGGGGGAGGGGGCGGCGCTGACGCCGGAGGAGGCGGCGACCCGACTCGCGCTCTCGGTGCGCACGCTGCAGCGCCTCACACATCGCACCGTGGGACTGTCGCCGGGCGCGATCATCCGCCGTCGCCGGTTGCAGGAGGCGGCGCAGCGTCTCCGCGAGGAGCCGGAGACGGATCTCACGGCGCTCGCCGCCACGCTGGGGTATGCCGACCACGCGCACCTCACGCGCGACTTCGCAGCCGTCCTCGGTCTGCCGCCCCGCGACTATCGCGCCCGGGTCTCCGGCTGAGCGCGATCAGCCCGGCCGATGCTGCTGCCGCCGCACCCGCAGCGCCCGCCCCGCGACGCCGAGCAGCACGACGCCCATGCCGACCAGCGAGGCGAGG from Microbacterium paraoxydans includes the following:
- a CDS encoding SGNH/GDSL hydrolase family protein, which produces MPLLTLVALAAALVVGARAVLDRQAALARRRIGKPLGEQSLDADRVWRPGLEGEPLDLLLLGDSLAAGLGAARRKETLGARLAKATARRLGRPVRLRTAAVVGAESRDLAGQLSRLPADYRPDVAVIVVGGNDVTHRLPAAESAGHLRAAISRLQARGARVVVGTCPDLGALRAVPQPLRRIASGLSRRLAEAQAEAAHREGAETVDLRRAVGPMFFDEPEEMFSLDRFHPSALGYRRTAEALLPAVERASLVALSSQHSPARR
- the hisS gene encoding histidine--tRNA ligase, whose translation is MRDFLPADKARRERVLSVIRDRYRAHGFDEIETPVVEEYDRLHAGIGGDNEKLSFNILRRGLDAEAVRAGADDPAELSDLGLRYDLTVPLARFYASNRGQLPGVFRSIQIGPVWRAERPQKGRYRQFVQCDIDIIGDASARAEAELLAASLDAVDALGLEGASVRINDRRVLEWMLEHFGFTEEERPQVLITIDKLDKIGPEGVAAELRERGATTTAVDAFQAFLGRPQTLEYHPFGDRQIRKALPDGAPDELVAHLVGIGEAVAAGRGQDDIPLVFDPFLVRGMGYYTGTIFELAHPSVTYSLGGGGRYDGMIGRFLQQDVPAVGFSLGFERLVDLVSTDPATAAQAIVLVHDAAVPVAELVAHKTALVAKGARVRLEQRTKNLKALLERSAADGYTHFASVRPGDDELEVKTLA
- the nhaA gene encoding Na+/H+ antiporter NhaA — protein: MRITANPLRGQQFPAVLLLVAAGLGLLFANLPTHDAIAGLLETHLAVPGTALDLSIAHWVSDGLLAIFFLVVAIELRHELTHGELDSPRKAVQPAIAATGGVLVPILVYLLIAGGPETASGWPIPTATDIAFALGVLAMFGRGLPSRVRVFLLALAILDDIIGIIFIAVLFAHDVQWLLFGLAIVGVAVFWLLSRLLHATGHTLVAVGMAVVGVVTWGLVASSGIHATIAGVMLGLVMAPVPAGRTRHALEPTVNGAILPLFAFVAAFVVIPAVSPTALSPAFWAIVVALPVGKIIGISLFGWLAMRIRPKGADPALPFADILAAGALGGIGFTVSLLLANLAFEGDAVIRDQAILGVLVGSLFALILSGIVVTLRARWYRRAAPIPA
- the gdhA gene encoding NADP-specific glutamate dehydrogenase codes for the protein MTVTTPTDFHPLVPSVQPVFDTVLARSPHEPEFHQAVHEVLHSIAPVLEQRPEYVDGGILERLVEPERQIMFRVPWVDDAGKLQVNRGYRIQFSSVLGPYKGGLRFHPSVNLSIIKFLGFEQIFKNALTGQGIGGGKGGSDFDPHGKSDAEVMRFCQSFMNELYRHLGEHTDVPAGDIGVGGREIGYLFGQYRKVTNRHESGMFTGKGTGWGGAEVRTEATGYGAVFFAQEMLGVHGDSLEGKRVGISGSGNVAIYAIQKAAQLGATAVTASDSSGYVVDDAGIDLDLLRQLKEVERARIVEYANRRPSARFVESGSVWEVPVDIAVPSATQNEVSLADAEALIANGVRAVSEGANMPCVPEAVEAFQKAGVLFAPGKAANAGGVATSALEMSQNASRQRWSFGDSENKLREIMGDIHRAAFEAAERHGVPGDYVAGANIAGFERVAAAMLAQGVI
- a CDS encoding VOC family protein — its product is MTEQTPPAGVTGAHTTDGRPHSATSLTPFLAIPDAARAVEFYRDVFGARVVDVTEFGGVVAHADLDFGLGRLQLGEPSPEYHLVPAPAGDDDCYSMGLYVPDVDAVVARAVAAGATVREAPSLFVSGDRYASIRDPFGVRWSIMTRVEDLSDEESARRVAEWAASFSAAPESAGS
- a CDS encoding helix-turn-helix domain-containing protein, whose translation is MVDRTRGVLYPARLPSFHRVPPPAEAAALVSWFWIPEWSLPDGEVSRQEIVSYPAVNLVVAPEGVSISGATTRASTRELRGSGWAVGALLRPAAVPALTDDPPALIDAEHSFDAPELHAAVTTAMRTAPERRERAVAVFAAWLSQRVGPVGAAGRQANAMLDVLLGEGAALTPEEAATRLALSVRTLQRLTHRTVGLSPGAIIRRRRLQEAAQRLREEPETDLTALAATLGYADHAHLTRDFAAVLGLPPRDYRARVSG
- a CDS encoding MazG family protein, which translates into the protein MTSEQRGPEDIDDPLRAAAETMRAVRERCVWSQRITHRDLVPYLIEESHEVIDAVEDGSRADLREELGDLLWQVLFHAAIAAQDPDDPFDIDDVARTLTEKMVRRHPHVFGDEVAETPEEVLVHWNAAKAAEKRTRRSVLDGIPRAMPALARAQKMSGRAAGAGVVPAPPSALRPSSEEELGDALLALVDAARVEGWDAERALRERLTRLEDEVRAAEAG
- a CDS encoding phosphoenolpyruvate carboxylase; the encoded protein is MRSDVRMLGQLLGQVLREAGGDDLFEDVERLRLATIQAYEDHSSDAFDRAAAIADSFTIARADEVARAFTCYFHLVNLAEEHQRVRVLRERAGQTPSTSSGTQVGSGPSTGSGAQATDTVAGAYARLREEVGDDEARRRLDGLRFHPVFTAHPTEARRRAVSSSIRRLSELLTQHDVASAGGSEEHRARRRMLEEIDTLWRTAPLRAQKPSPTDEVRTVMGVFDETLFTTVPHVYRRIDDALRGEESGATAPVVPAFVRIGSWVGGDRDGNPFVTAAVTREASQIASDHVLRGLERALDRIGRTLTLAADDTPPSAEVTALWERFAAAEPTVADELAARSPDEPHRRVVLVMARRVAATRRGDEEGYTGPEELLAELRTVQSSLVAAGARRHAFGGVQHLIWQVETYGFHLTELEVRQHSQVHAKALAELEAGGPISTQTEEVLEVFRAIADIQRDRGLRAAGRYVVSFTQAASDLANVYELARHALGDDAPVLDVVPLFETFADLQAAPGILAEAVTFPEFRERMAATGNRLEVMLGYSDSSKDVGPVAANLALYTAQEKIARWAQESGIELTLFHGRGGALGRGGGPANSAILAQPPHSVDGRFKLTEQGEVIFARYGEPAIAMRHIDQVAAATLLASSPTVEERTSRAAARYAEVAAMMDAASRERFFALVKAEGFAPWFATVTPMEEIGLLALGSRPARRGLSVESLEDLRAIPWVFAWTQARINLAGWFGLGTALEAVGDEELLTEAYREWPLLRTMVDNVAMSLAKTDERIARQYLALGDRDDLAALVLDELALTRRWVIRLTGGEGLLENKPVLQRAVQLRSPYVDALSLLQLRALRALRSAPEQPEGSGADAEQQRLLLLSVSGVAAGLQNTG